Proteins encoded within one genomic window of Streptomyces taklimakanensis:
- a CDS encoding ABC transporter permease subunit, which yields MSEPTAPAAGAPAVTAPATGAVRHRVAAPPRPPRRAAPYAATAGGLLLLALPFYLDRFWLQAGLLAMAAAIGAIGLTLLTGAAGQLSLGHSFFLAVGAYGYCVLAGEGADERTGETIGLGLPSWQAVVLAVLLTGVAGGLFSPISARLRGAYLGIATLALVFVGQHVLFNAHGLTGGYNGRSVPPLSLFGVTFDDTETVVAAVPFQAMEKLWYVGLVLLAGCALFARGVLRDRPGRALNAIRDHRIAAGVLGVPVARHRAGIFVLSSMYAGLAGVLSALVFQRTVPEYFGIALALEYLAMIVIGGLGSVTGAVVGAAFVTLLPQILTRYSEALPLVSAPGTGGVAPGEASRYLYGAAIVAVVLFLPGGLVRLAARRAPREKAEEQRP from the coding sequence GTGTCTGAACCCACCGCACCCGCCGCCGGCGCACCCGCAGTCACCGCACCCGCCACCGGCGCGGTGCGCCACCGCGTCGCCGCTCCGCCCCGGCCGCCGCGTCGGGCCGCTCCGTACGCGGCGACGGCGGGAGGACTGCTCCTGCTCGCCCTGCCCTTCTACCTGGACCGCTTCTGGCTCCAGGCCGGGCTGCTGGCCATGGCCGCCGCCATCGGCGCCATCGGCCTCACCCTGCTGACCGGCGCCGCCGGCCAGCTCTCACTGGGCCACTCCTTCTTCCTCGCCGTCGGTGCCTACGGCTACTGCGTGCTGGCCGGGGAAGGGGCCGACGAGAGGACCGGGGAGACGATCGGCCTGGGGCTGCCGAGCTGGCAGGCGGTGGTGCTCGCGGTGCTGCTGACGGGTGTCGCCGGCGGGCTGTTCAGCCCGATCTCCGCCCGGCTGCGCGGCGCGTACCTGGGCATCGCCACCCTGGCGTTGGTCTTCGTCGGCCAACACGTGCTGTTCAACGCCCACGGACTGACGGGTGGTTACAACGGCCGTTCCGTCCCGCCGCTGTCCCTGTTCGGCGTCACCTTCGACGACACCGAGACCGTGGTGGCCGCCGTGCCGTTCCAGGCCATGGAGAAGCTCTGGTACGTCGGCCTGGTCCTGCTGGCCGGCTGCGCCCTCTTCGCCCGCGGAGTGCTGCGCGACCGTCCCGGACGGGCGCTGAACGCCATCCGCGACCACCGGATCGCGGCCGGGGTCCTGGGGGTGCCCGTCGCCCGCCACCGGGCCGGGATCTTCGTGCTCTCCTCGATGTACGCGGGACTGGCCGGGGTGCTGTCGGCCCTGGTCTTCCAACGGACGGTGCCGGAGTACTTCGGCATCGCCCTGGCCCTGGAGTACCTGGCCATGATCGTCATCGGCGGCCTGGGGTCGGTCACCGGGGCCGTCGTCGGGGCCGCCTTCGTCACCCTGCTGCCCCAGATCCTCACCCGCTACAGCGAGGCCCTGCCCCTGGTCTCCGCGCCCGGCACCGGCGGAGTCGCGCCGGGGGAGGCCTCCCGCTACCTGTACGGCGCCGCGATCGTCGCCGTCGTGCTCTTCCTGCCCGGCGGCCTGGTGCGGCTCGCCGCCCGCCGCGCACCCCGTGAGAAAGCCGAGGAACAAAGACCATGA